A genomic window from Bacteroidota bacterium includes:
- a CDS encoding GNAT family N-acetyltransferase: protein MEFELLHTERLILRKIDPDVYTWVFTQLNREEQKQFLGFLTDEELDTMFAKYQKGFTCFNKTYLSFQLLDKITGDTIGVCGYHNWYTEHHRAEIGYSLYQDVFKRQGYMSEAFSPIIKYGFEQMQLNRIEAFIGPHNTASIKLVEKNGFTPEGHLKQHYYKNGIMEDSLVFALLLQTYKP from the coding sequence GTGGAATTTGAATTATTACATACAGAACGATTGATTTTACGGAAAATTGATCCTGATGTATATACGTGGGTATTCACACAACTCAACCGTGAGGAACAAAAACAATTTCTCGGTTTTTTAACCGATGAAGAACTGGATACCATGTTTGCAAAATACCAAAAAGGATTTACTTGTTTCAATAAAACCTACCTGAGTTTTCAATTATTAGATAAAATTACCGGCGATACGATTGGTGTTTGCGGATATCACAATTGGTATACGGAACACCATCGCGCAGAAATTGGATATTCATTATATCAGGATGTTTTTAAAAGACAGGGTTACATGAGCGAAGCCTTTTCGCCAATTATCAAATATGGTTTTGAGCAAATGCAATTAAATCGTATTGAAGCATTTATCGGACCCCATAATACTGCATCCATCAAGTTAGTGGAAAAAAATGGTTTTACTCCGGAAGGTCATTTAAAACAACATTATTATAAAAATGGCATTATGGAAGATTCGCTGGTTTTTGCGCTGTTACTTCAAACTTATAAACCTTAA